The uncultured Desulfatiglans sp. DNA window GAAAATTACCGTAACCCCTTGATTTTATTGGTGGCGGGGACGACGAGACTCGAACTCGCGACCTCCGGCGTGACAGGCCGGCGTTCTAACCAAGCTGAACTACGCCCCCGTGGTAGGCGGAACAGGATTTGAACCTGCGACCCTCGGCTTGTAAGGCCGATGCTCTCCCGCTGAGCTATCCGCCCAAGCTGAAGATCATATCTTTATAGCGGAAGGCGGCTGGTTCTGTCAAGAGAAATAGTGCCCCGGCAAAACGATTTTCGAGCGTGGGGAGACCGATCCTCAATGGGCGATCAACTCCGATCCCGGATCGTTCTTGCGCTCCTCACAGGGCGCCAGGTAAAAGGGTTCACACTCATCCTGGGTCGCGAAGAGGGATTCCCCTTCGGGCACCACGAGCGCCTCACGCAGGACATCGTCCATGTGGTTGACCAGGACGAGCTCCACCTTGCGGAGGATCTTCTTGGGGATCTCCTCGATATCCTTCTTGTTCTCGAAGGGGATCAGGACCTTGGAAAGACCCGCACGGTGGGCGGCGAGGATCTTCTCCTTGAGGCCGCCGATCGGCAGGATCCGTCCGCGCAGGGTGATCTCGCCGGTCATCGCCAGGGTGCTCCTGACGGGCCGGCGGGTCAATACCGAGACGATCGAGGTCGCCAGGGTAATCCCGGCCGAGGGCCCGTCCTTGGGCGTGGCCCCTTCGGGCACGTGGATGTGGATGTCGATCTTTTCGTAGAAGTTGTCCGGGAGGCGCAGCTGCCGCGTCCGGGAGCGCACGTAGCTGAGGGCCGCCTGCGCCGATTCCTGCATGACGTCCCCGAGCTTCCCCGTCAAGACCAGGCTTCCCTTGCCCGGCATGATGGTCGTCTCGGTCTGGAGAAGTTCGCCGCCGAAGTCCGTCCAGGCAAGCCCGGTGGTAACGCCGATGGCGTCCTTTTCCTCGGCCCGCCCGTAGTGGAATTTCTGCACCCCCAGGTACTTGTGAAGGGACTGGGCCGTTAGGGTGACCGATGTCCCCTTCCCCCGGCGCACGACCTCCTTGGCGACCTTGCGGCAGATCGAAGAGATCTCGCGTTCG harbors:
- a CDS encoding hypothetical protein (Evidence 5 : Unknown function), with the translated sequence MELFRFSSLYAPFFHKKRGYENYRNPLILLVAGTTRLELATSGVTGRRSNQAELRPRGRRNRI